From the Eriocheir sinensis breed Jianghai 21 unplaced genomic scaffold, ASM2467909v1 Scaffold23, whole genome shotgun sequence genome, one window contains:
- the LOC126990973 gene encoding solute carrier family 46 member 3-like translates to MAPNPQNESSPLLGTSETKVSSSSALKTEAPARPSCSRSCHLLSLVTVEPALFLMALGFGMEQVFKTNMLVDKTCAIQLNYSADVCRNLDSGNYKVEQDATQKLVANYNLYCQVIELLPGALVTLLLGAWSDTRGRLLPILIPAAGATLKALGLCCNAYWWSLQPWYVLLPYIPYGLTGSMMSLFMGAYAYLSDLSSHRSRTTRLSISGMMLYVAMPLGNIMGAALYSHGGYVAVFGAEFIFCFLSLAYFFIRLKNSTPESTAAKTEERKVSPLSQLRRSLMVVAQRRAANGRARILGHVACIALYLVVSMVMFSFMFLYTRKRFMWDYKQYTIWSTVNSVASSLVTCLALPLLSFRLGIEDSLLAFVGSATHAFYGVVVGTAPDPFFLFLAVVLASAGGFTISCSRGALSKLVAPNELGAVFSVVGLFESLGPVIASPLYTLVYDYTLEFYPGTVFLISAAVSLFICCIYTWLLTAFPAAASPSPVNPKQDKSDHPQA, encoded by the exons ATGGCTCCAAATCCCCAAAACGAGTCCAGTCCGCTTTTGGGGACCTCGGAGACGAAGGTTAGCAGTAGTTCAGCCCTGAAGACGGAGGCACCAGCGAGGCCCTCATGCTCACGATCGTGCCATCTCCTGTCCCTAGTGACGGTGGAACCCGCCCTATTCCTGATGGCGCTAGGCTTCGGAATGGAGCAAGTCTTCAAGACCAACATGCTTGTGGACAAGACGTGTGCCATCCAGCTGAACTACTCCGCCGACGTGTGTCGCAACCTGGACTCAGGCAACTACAAGGTAGAGCAAGACGCCACGCAGAAGCTCGTCGCCAACTACAACCTCTACTGCCAAGTGATCGAGCTGCTGCCCGGCGCACTGGTCACGTTGCTGCTCGGTGCTTGGAGCGACACACGCGGCCGCCTTCTGCCCATCCTCATCCCAGCTGCTGGCGCCACGCTTAAGGCCCTCGGCTTATGTTGTAACGCCTATTGGTGGTCTCTGCAGCCATGGTACGTACTCCTTCCCTACATACCGTACGGGCTGACTGGCAGCATGATGTCACTCTTCATGGGCGCCTACGCCTACCTAAGTGACTTGAGCAGCCACCGAAGCCGCACCACCCGCCTAAGCATCTCCGGCATGATGCTTTACGTGGCGATGCCCCTCGGGAACATAATGGGGGCAGCTCTCTACTCCCACGGAGGCTACGTGGCTGTGTTCGGGGCGGAGTTCATATTCTGTTTCCTGTCCCTCGCCTACTTTTTTATCAGACTCAAAAACTCAACGCCTGAGTCGACAGCCGCGAAgacggaagagagaaaagtgTCGCCTCTGAGTCAGCTGCGGCGGTCACTGATGGTGGTGGCGCAGCGGCGGGCGGCGAACGGCAGAGCGCGTATCCTGGGCCACGTGGCCTGCATCGCCCTCTACTTGGTGGTGTCCATGG TTATGTTCAGCTTCATGTTCCTCTACACGCGGAAGAGGTTCATGTGGGACTACAAGCAATACACTATCTGGAGCACCGTGAACTCAGTCGCGAGCTCCCTCG TCACGTGCTTGGCCCTTCCCCTCCTGAGCTTCCGTTTGGGCATCGAAGACTCGCTGCTGGCCTTCGTCGGGTCTGCCACACACGCCTTCTACGGGGTGGTGGTGGGCACGGCGCCagaccccttcttcctctttctgg CGGTGGTTTTGGCCTCTGCCGGGGGCTTCACCATCTCCTGTTCGCGCGGCGCTCTGTCCAAACTGGTGGCGCCCAACGAGCTGGGCGCCGTGTTCTCCGTGGTGGGTCTGTTCGAGTCGCTGGGGCCTGTCATCGCGTCGCCCCTCTACACGCTCGTCTATGACTACACCCTCGAATTCTACCCCGGCACCGTGTTCCTCATCTCGGCCGCTGTCTCGCTGTTCATCTGCTGCATCTAcac GTGGCTGTTGACTGCCTTCCCCGCTGCTGCCTCGCCCTCGCCTGTGAACCCAAAGCAAGACAAGAGTGACCACCCACAGGCCTAG